One genomic segment of Anser cygnoides isolate HZ-2024a breed goose chromosome 20, Taihu_goose_T2T_genome, whole genome shotgun sequence includes these proteins:
- the SLC2A8 gene encoding solute carrier family 2, facilitated glucose transporter member 8 isoform X3 gives MAAEESQYLLGYPASDAYQRVQNRKLYLATFAAVLGPLSFGFVLGYSSPVIPELRKINDPTLRLDSSQASWFGVYISEISHTKVRGMLGSCVQLMVVTGILGAYIAGITLKWHWLAVLCSFPPCIMLLLMSFMPETPRFLLNQNKHAEAIASLQFLRGPYVDHEWECRQIKANVEEEGLNLSEFKNPSIYRPLLIGVALMFLQQVTGINAVMFYAEIIFEDANFKNSRMASVVVGAVQVCFTAVAALIIDKTGRKVLLYISGIIMAVSTALFGLYFKMVLPHGNNSSNADLCFTLNSVSPGTENSLSWLAVVSLGLFVAGFALGWGPVPWLVMSEIFPLKARGISSGVCVLTNWVMAFLVTKEFHDLIALISYGTFWLFSAFCCLSVTFTAFYVPETKGQTLEQIEAHFRRS, from the exons ATGGCGGCAGAGGAGTCGCAGTACCTGCTGGGTTACCCGGCTTCGGACGCTTACCAGAG AGTGCAAAACAGGAAGCTGTACCTGGCCACGTTTGCTGCTGTCCTAGGACCACTTAGCTTTGGCTTCGTGCTAGGCTATAGCTCACCTGTTATACCAGAGCTGAGGAAAATCAATGATCCTACATTAAGATTAGACAGCAGTCAAGCATCGTGGTTTGGG GTGTATATATCTGAAATATCTCATACAAAAGTCCGTGGTATGCTTGGCTCTTGTGTTCAGCTGATGGTGGTAACTGGCATACTTGGAGCCTACATTGCAG gaataACACTAAAATGGCACTGGCTGGCAGTGTTGTGTTCTTTTCCACCCTGCATAATGCTTTTGTTGATGTCCTTCATGCCTGAAACACCAAGATTTCTGCTGaatcaaaacaaacatgcaGAAGCCATAGCTTCTTTACAGTTTCTGCGGGGACCATATGTGGACCATGAATGGGAATGCAGGCAGATCAAAGCTAATGTTGAGGAGGAG GGACTAAATCTCTCTGAATTTAAGAATCCTTCAATCTACAGGCCGCTTCTTATTGGTGTGGCTCTGATGTTCCTTCAGCAAGTAACAGGCATTAATGCAGTTATGTTTTATGCAGAAATTATCTTTGAAGATGCAAACTTCAAG AACAGCAGAATGGCTTCTGTTGTTGTGGGTGCCGTACAAGTATGTTTCACTGCTGTGGCTGCACTTATCATAGATAAAACTGGACGGAAAGTGCTGCTTTACATATCTG GGATCATCATGGCTGTCAGTACTGCATTGTTTGGGCTTTACTTTAAAATGGTCCTTCCACATGGGAACAACTCATCAAATGCTGATCTGTGTTTCACTCTAAATTCAGTATCCCCAGGAACAGAAAACAGCCTATCCTGGCTTGCAGTAGTAAGCCTAGGGCTCTTTGTTGCTG GTTTTGCCCTTGGCTGGGGCCCTGTTCCATGGCTGGTGATGTCTGAAATTTTCCCACTTAAAGCTAGGGGCATATCTAGTGGTGTCTGTGTGTTAACAAACTGGGTTATGGCGTTCTTGGTAACTAAGGAATTTCATGATTTGATA GCTTTAATATCCTATGGCACATTCTGgctcttctctgccttctgctgcctcaGTGTGACTTTTACAGCCTTTTATGTGCCTGAAACAAAAGGCCAGACCCTGGAACAGATTGAAGCCCACTTCAGAAGATCTTAA
- the SLC2A8 gene encoding solute carrier family 2, facilitated glucose transporter member 8 isoform X2, with amino-acid sequence MAAEESQYLLGYPASDAYQRVQNRKLYLATFAAVLGPLSFGFVLGYSSPVIPELRKINDPTLRLDSSQASWFGSVVTLGAAAGGILGGYLVDKVGRKLSLMLCSIPYVSGYVVIISAQNVWMLYFGRILTGLASGITSLVVPVYISEISHTKVRGMLGSCVQLMVVTGILGAYIAGITLKWHWLAVLCSFPPCIMLLLMSFMPETPRFLLNQNKHAEAIASLQFLRGPYVDHEWECRQIKANVEEENSRMASVVVGAVQVCFTAVAALIIDKTGRKVLLYISGIIMAVSTALFGLYFKMVLPHGNNSSNADLCFTLNSVSPGTENSLSWLAVVSLGLFVAGFALGWGPVPWLVMSEIFPLKARGISSGVCVLTNWVMAFLVTKEFHDLIALISYGTFWLFSAFCCLSVTFTAFYVPETKGQTLEQIEAHFRRS; translated from the exons ATGGCGGCAGAGGAGTCGCAGTACCTGCTGGGTTACCCGGCTTCGGACGCTTACCAGAG AGTGCAAAACAGGAAGCTGTACCTGGCCACGTTTGCTGCTGTCCTAGGACCACTTAGCTTTGGCTTCGTGCTAGGCTATAGCTCACCTGTTATACCAGAGCTGAGGAAAATCAATGATCCTACATTAAGATTAGACAGCAGTCAAGCATCGTGGTTTGGG TCTGTAGTAACAttaggagctgctgctggaggaataCTGGGAGGCTATCTTGTGGATAAAGTTGGGAGAAAGCTGAGTCTAATGCTGTGCTCAATACCATATGTCTCTGGATATGTAGTTATTATTTCAGCTCAGAATGTCTGGATGCTTTATTTTGGACGAATACTGACTGGCTTAGCCAGTGGAATTACTTCACTTGTTGTTCCG GTGTATATATCTGAAATATCTCATACAAAAGTCCGTGGTATGCTTGGCTCTTGTGTTCAGCTGATGGTGGTAACTGGCATACTTGGAGCCTACATTGCAG gaataACACTAAAATGGCACTGGCTGGCAGTGTTGTGTTCTTTTCCACCCTGCATAATGCTTTTGTTGATGTCCTTCATGCCTGAAACACCAAGATTTCTGCTGaatcaaaacaaacatgcaGAAGCCATAGCTTCTTTACAGTTTCTGCGGGGACCATATGTGGACCATGAATGGGAATGCAGGCAGATCAAAGCTAATGTTGAGGAGGAG AACAGCAGAATGGCTTCTGTTGTTGTGGGTGCCGTACAAGTATGTTTCACTGCTGTGGCTGCACTTATCATAGATAAAACTGGACGGAAAGTGCTGCTTTACATATCTG GGATCATCATGGCTGTCAGTACTGCATTGTTTGGGCTTTACTTTAAAATGGTCCTTCCACATGGGAACAACTCATCAAATGCTGATCTGTGTTTCACTCTAAATTCAGTATCCCCAGGAACAGAAAACAGCCTATCCTGGCTTGCAGTAGTAAGCCTAGGGCTCTTTGTTGCTG GTTTTGCCCTTGGCTGGGGCCCTGTTCCATGGCTGGTGATGTCTGAAATTTTCCCACTTAAAGCTAGGGGCATATCTAGTGGTGTCTGTGTGTTAACAAACTGGGTTATGGCGTTCTTGGTAACTAAGGAATTTCATGATTTGATA GCTTTAATATCCTATGGCACATTCTGgctcttctctgccttctgctgcctcaGTGTGACTTTTACAGCCTTTTATGTGCCTGAAACAAAAGGCCAGACCCTGGAACAGATTGAAGCCCACTTCAGAAGATCTTAA
- the SLC2A8 gene encoding solute carrier family 2, facilitated glucose transporter member 8 isoform X1, with translation MAAEESQYLLGYPASDAYQRVQNRKLYLATFAAVLGPLSFGFVLGYSSPVIPELRKINDPTLRLDSSQASWFGSVVTLGAAAGGILGGYLVDKVGRKLSLMLCSIPYVSGYVVIISAQNVWMLYFGRILTGLASGITSLVVPVYISEISHTKVRGMLGSCVQLMVVTGILGAYIAGITLKWHWLAVLCSFPPCIMLLLMSFMPETPRFLLNQNKHAEAIASLQFLRGPYVDHEWECRQIKANVEEEGLNLSEFKNPSIYRPLLIGVALMFLQQVTGINAVMFYAEIIFEDANFKNSRMASVVVGAVQVCFTAVAALIIDKTGRKVLLYISGIIMAVSTALFGLYFKMVLPHGNNSSNADLCFTLNSVSPGTENSLSWLAVVSLGLFVAGFALGWGPVPWLVMSEIFPLKARGISSGVCVLTNWVMAFLVTKEFHDLIALISYGTFWLFSAFCCLSVTFTAFYVPETKGQTLEQIEAHFRRS, from the exons ATGGCGGCAGAGGAGTCGCAGTACCTGCTGGGTTACCCGGCTTCGGACGCTTACCAGAG AGTGCAAAACAGGAAGCTGTACCTGGCCACGTTTGCTGCTGTCCTAGGACCACTTAGCTTTGGCTTCGTGCTAGGCTATAGCTCACCTGTTATACCAGAGCTGAGGAAAATCAATGATCCTACATTAAGATTAGACAGCAGTCAAGCATCGTGGTTTGGG TCTGTAGTAACAttaggagctgctgctggaggaataCTGGGAGGCTATCTTGTGGATAAAGTTGGGAGAAAGCTGAGTCTAATGCTGTGCTCAATACCATATGTCTCTGGATATGTAGTTATTATTTCAGCTCAGAATGTCTGGATGCTTTATTTTGGACGAATACTGACTGGCTTAGCCAGTGGAATTACTTCACTTGTTGTTCCG GTGTATATATCTGAAATATCTCATACAAAAGTCCGTGGTATGCTTGGCTCTTGTGTTCAGCTGATGGTGGTAACTGGCATACTTGGAGCCTACATTGCAG gaataACACTAAAATGGCACTGGCTGGCAGTGTTGTGTTCTTTTCCACCCTGCATAATGCTTTTGTTGATGTCCTTCATGCCTGAAACACCAAGATTTCTGCTGaatcaaaacaaacatgcaGAAGCCATAGCTTCTTTACAGTTTCTGCGGGGACCATATGTGGACCATGAATGGGAATGCAGGCAGATCAAAGCTAATGTTGAGGAGGAG GGACTAAATCTCTCTGAATTTAAGAATCCTTCAATCTACAGGCCGCTTCTTATTGGTGTGGCTCTGATGTTCCTTCAGCAAGTAACAGGCATTAATGCAGTTATGTTTTATGCAGAAATTATCTTTGAAGATGCAAACTTCAAG AACAGCAGAATGGCTTCTGTTGTTGTGGGTGCCGTACAAGTATGTTTCACTGCTGTGGCTGCACTTATCATAGATAAAACTGGACGGAAAGTGCTGCTTTACATATCTG GGATCATCATGGCTGTCAGTACTGCATTGTTTGGGCTTTACTTTAAAATGGTCCTTCCACATGGGAACAACTCATCAAATGCTGATCTGTGTTTCACTCTAAATTCAGTATCCCCAGGAACAGAAAACAGCCTATCCTGGCTTGCAGTAGTAAGCCTAGGGCTCTTTGTTGCTG GTTTTGCCCTTGGCTGGGGCCCTGTTCCATGGCTGGTGATGTCTGAAATTTTCCCACTTAAAGCTAGGGGCATATCTAGTGGTGTCTGTGTGTTAACAAACTGGGTTATGGCGTTCTTGGTAACTAAGGAATTTCATGATTTGATA GCTTTAATATCCTATGGCACATTCTGgctcttctctgccttctgctgcctcaGTGTGACTTTTACAGCCTTTTATGTGCCTGAAACAAAAGGCCAGACCCTGGAACAGATTGAAGCCCACTTCAGAAGATCTTAA